In the Flagellimonas sp. MMG031 genome, one interval contains:
- a CDS encoding YggS family pyridoxal phosphate-dependent enzyme, translating into MSVKDNLTKITSELPEGVTLVAVSKTKPNEDILEAYEAGQRIFGENKVQEMVQKWEDLPKDIEWHMIGHVQRNKVKYMAEFVSLIHGVDSPRLLKEINKQAKKHDRVIPCLLQIHIAEEDTKFGLDEKELNELVDSDEFKTMEHIKIVGLMGMATFTEDMNQVRREFAQLKSLYDHLKAKLTDINILSMGMSGDYTVAIEEGSTMVRIGSSIFGARNYT; encoded by the coding sequence ATGTCAGTAAAAGATAACCTTACAAAAATAACATCCGAACTCCCGGAAGGTGTGACCTTGGTCGCCGTTTCCAAAACCAAGCCCAACGAGGATATCTTGGAAGCGTACGAAGCGGGACAACGCATATTCGGTGAAAATAAAGTGCAGGAGATGGTCCAAAAATGGGAAGACTTGCCCAAGGACATCGAATGGCACATGATCGGTCACGTACAGCGCAACAAAGTCAAATATATGGCCGAGTTCGTTTCCTTGATTCATGGTGTGGACAGTCCCCGTCTGTTGAAGGAAATCAACAAACAAGCCAAAAAACACGATCGAGTCATCCCCTGCTTGTTGCAAATTCACATCGCCGAAGAGGATACCAAATTTGGCCTGGATGAAAAAGAGTTAAATGAGCTTGTGGATTCTGACGAGTTCAAAACCATGGAGCACATCAAAATCGTAGGTTTGATGGGTATGGCGACCTTTACTGAGGACATGAACCAAGTACGCAGGGAGTTTGCCCAACTCAAATCCCTGTACGATCATCTTAAGGCCAAATTGACAGACATCAACATCCTTTCCATGGGCATGAGTGGGGATTACACGGTCGCCATTGAGGAAGGAAGTACCATGGTGCGGATAGGAAGCAGTATATTTGGGGCTAGAAACTACACATAA
- a CDS encoding exonuclease domain-containing protein: MYAILDIESTGGKYNEEGITEIAIHRFDGHEVVDKFICLINPEREIQPFVAKLTGINNKMLRSAPKFHEVAKRIVEITEGTVLVAHNAQFDYRILRTEFRRLGYDFQRKTLCTVDLSKQLIPEAESHSLGKLARSLGIPMSDRHRANGDALATLKLFKLLLDKDSDKKIITEVIREETHGELSPNQLDMVFKLPSETGVYYMHDKDGEIIFLGKTKDIKKRVNQHFTNVGKIARKLQKETKKVTYETTGSELIAILKAYLEQKKNRPRYNHVSKKKLFTHTIDFSLNGTEHIVLDVEKDRTLEHEKMAFNGTEAAKSFLNKINEEFELCPSSLGQEVCMSEQNKGIAENCNEKVRAAFEKYSIQNKDIALTDRGRQTGERSFILIKNGRLQGFGFVDLNHQINNIHILESIMTPMKSDENTTFIVEAYLRKNNRLKTIPLTR; this comes from the coding sequence ATGTACGCCATACTCGACATTGAAAGCACGGGAGGGAAATACAATGAGGAAGGTATCACCGAGATAGCCATCCACAGGTTCGATGGGCATGAGGTGGTGGACAAATTCATCTGTTTGATCAATCCGGAACGGGAAATACAGCCCTTTGTGGCCAAATTGACTGGTATCAACAATAAAATGTTGCGTTCCGCTCCCAAATTCCACGAAGTGGCCAAGCGCATTGTGGAGATTACCGAAGGAACCGTTTTGGTCGCCCACAACGCACAGTTCGATTATCGCATACTCCGCACCGAGTTTAGGCGATTGGGGTACGATTTTCAGCGCAAAACCCTCTGTACGGTAGACCTTTCCAAGCAGCTTATACCCGAAGCGGAATCCCATAGCTTGGGCAAATTGGCGCGTTCCCTAGGGATACCGATGAGCGATAGGCACCGCGCCAACGGTGATGCTTTGGCGACCTTGAAACTCTTTAAGCTATTGCTCGACAAGGATTCCGATAAAAAAATCATTACCGAGGTCATCCGCGAAGAGACCCACGGGGAACTTTCACCCAACCAATTGGACATGGTGTTCAAGCTGCCCTCTGAAACCGGAGTTTATTATATGCACGATAAGGACGGTGAAATCATCTTTTTGGGGAAAACCAAGGATATCAAGAAGCGGGTAAACCAACATTTTACGAACGTGGGCAAAATTGCCCGAAAGCTTCAAAAGGAAACCAAAAAAGTGACCTACGAAACCACAGGCAGCGAATTGATTGCCATTTTAAAGGCCTATTTGGAACAAAAAAAGAACAGACCTCGCTACAATCATGTTTCCAAGAAAAAGCTGTTTACCCACACCATAGATTTTAGTCTTAATGGAACGGAACATATTGTGCTGGACGTGGAAAAAGATAGGACCTTGGAACATGAAAAAATGGCTTTCAACGGTACGGAGGCCGCGAAAAGCTTTTTGAACAAAATTAACGAGGAATTTGAACTATGCCCATCATCTTTGGGGCAGGAAGTTTGTATGTCCGAACAAAACAAGGGCATTGCCGAGAATTGTAATGAAAAAGTCCGTGCCGCCTTTGAGAAATATAGCATCCAAAATAAGGACATCGCATTGACCGACCGTGGTAGGCAAACCGGGGAACGCAGTTTTATTCTCATCAAAAATGGTCGACTTCAGGGATTTGGATTTGTGGACCTCAATCATCAAATCAATAATATTCATATCTTAGAATCGATAATGACCCCAATGAAGAGTGATGAGAATACCACTTTTATCGTTGAGGCCTATTTGAGAAAGAACAACCGATTAAAGACCATTCCCCTAACCCGCTGA
- a CDS encoding ion transporter codes for MKDYKPQAKWKSKLHEVIYEADTPSGKLFDILLFVLIIISVILVILESIDDFDARYHRTLLTLEWVVTIFFTIEYIARLISIKKPLKYVFSFYGIIDFLSTIPLYLSYILAGSQVLLAVRAFRLLRIFRILKLVKFMGEASQLQSALKASRAKIAVFIYVVLILSVIMGTLMYIVEGDDSGFTSIPKSIYWTIVTLTTVGYGDIAPQSNLGQFLATVIMILGYGIIAVPTGIVTAEFTRNQKNGKESGDKGFMVHVNTQACPSCSAEGHRDDATHCYNCGHPL; via the coding sequence TTGAAAGATTACAAACCACAGGCCAAATGGAAGAGTAAACTTCATGAAGTTATTTATGAAGCGGACACTCCGTCGGGCAAGCTGTTTGACATTCTTCTCTTCGTCTTGATCATCATCAGTGTAATTTTGGTGATACTGGAAAGCATAGACGATTTTGATGCGCGCTACCACCGTACACTATTGACCTTGGAATGGGTGGTGACCATCTTTTTTACCATTGAGTACATTGCACGACTCATCAGCATCAAGAAACCTTTAAAATACGTCTTTAGTTTCTACGGTATCATCGATTTTCTATCGACCATACCACTTTATCTTTCTTATATTTTGGCGGGATCCCAAGTGCTATTGGCAGTAAGGGCTTTCCGTTTGCTCCGTATTTTCAGGATATTGAAGCTCGTCAAGTTTATGGGCGAAGCTTCCCAATTACAGTCAGCCCTAAAGGCAAGCCGAGCCAAGATAGCGGTATTTATCTATGTGGTCTTGATTCTATCGGTGATTATGGGGACTTTAATGTACATTGTTGAAGGTGACGATTCTGGTTTTACCAGCATACCCAAAAGTATTTATTGGACCATTGTAACGCTGACCACCGTAGGTTACGGTGATATTGCGCCCCAATCCAATCTAGGGCAGTTTTTGGCGACCGTAATCATGATTTTGGGTTATGGCATAATTGCGGTACCCACTGGCATTGTTACCGCAGAATTCACCCGTAACCAAAAAAACGGGAAAGAAAGTGGCGATAAGGGTTTTATGGTACATGTGAACACCCAAGCCTGCCCTAGCTGTTCCGCAGAAGGGCATAGAGACGATGCTACCCACTGCTATAATTGTGGTCATCCGTTATGA
- the miaA gene encoding tRNA (adenosine(37)-N6)-dimethylallyltransferase MiaA, giving the protein MKKKVLLAVVGPTAIGKTALGIQLAKHFDTEILSADSRQFFKEMEIGTAVPSQEELAQVPHYFIQHKSIFEPYSVGDFEKEAMTVLDGLFQQKDTVVMVGGSGLYVDAVVNGLDEFPEVDPDIRTALNQKLKKNGLSSLQEELKLKDPSYYKIVDLENPHRLIRALEVCRASGQPFSSFLNRPKPKRPFKTLYVGLEAPREVIYERINQRVDLMMQAGLLEEAERLYPHKTLNALQTVGYKELFEYLDGHCTLEFAVSEIKKNTRRFAKRQLTWLRKNKDILWIPYNGEAEKVLQIITDRLKTNLYA; this is encoded by the coding sequence ATGAAAAAAAAGGTGCTACTGGCAGTGGTAGGCCCTACGGCCATTGGAAAGACCGCTTTGGGCATTCAATTGGCCAAACATTTTGATACCGAAATCCTTTCAGCCGACTCTCGACAGTTTTTTAAGGAAATGGAAATTGGTACCGCAGTTCCATCACAAGAAGAGCTGGCACAGGTGCCGCACTATTTTATTCAGCATAAAAGTATTTTTGAGCCCTATTCCGTAGGGGATTTTGAAAAAGAAGCCATGACTGTTTTGGATGGACTGTTCCAACAAAAAGATACTGTGGTCATGGTCGGTGGCAGTGGTCTTTACGTGGATGCCGTGGTCAACGGGCTGGATGAGTTTCCCGAAGTGGATCCTGATATTCGTACAGCATTGAACCAAAAACTGAAAAAAAATGGCCTCAGCAGTCTTCAAGAAGAATTGAAACTCAAGGACCCATCGTATTATAAAATTGTTGACTTAGAGAATCCGCACCGGCTGATACGTGCCTTGGAGGTGTGCAGAGCCTCGGGCCAACCTTTTTCTTCATTTTTGAATCGCCCCAAACCAAAACGGCCCTTTAAAACCCTTTATGTTGGTCTGGAGGCCCCACGAGAGGTCATTTATGAACGGATCAACCAACGAGTGGACCTAATGATGCAAGCAGGCCTGCTGGAGGAAGCAGAACGACTTTATCCGCACAAAACACTCAATGCCTTGCAAACAGTTGGTTACAAAGAACTTTTTGAATATCTTGACGGGCATTGCACATTGGAATTTGCCGTTTCGGAAATCAAAAAAAACACCAGGAGATTTGCCAAGCGGCAGCTAACATGGTTGCGAAAAAACAAGGATATACTGTGGATACCCTACAACGGAGAAGCTGAGAAGGTGCTGCAGATAATCACAGACCGACTAAAAACCAACCTCTATGCCTAA
- a CDS encoding gluconokinase — protein MPNGKTVIVVMGVSGSGKTKIGQLLSKKLSVPFYDGDDFHPEENIKKMSSGQPLKDTDRKGWLVQLNRLALEHREQGAVIACSALKKNYRSLLRAGMGNCMVFVYLKGSFDLIKSRLDSRKGHFMSSALLKSQFDTLEPPSKAITVSIEETPANIVKKIVKQL, from the coding sequence ATGCCTAACGGTAAGACTGTGATAGTGGTGATGGGAGTCAGTGGTTCCGGAAAAACCAAAATAGGACAACTGCTCTCGAAGAAACTATCCGTTCCCTTTTACGATGGTGATGATTTTCATCCCGAGGAAAACATCAAGAAAATGAGCTCAGGACAGCCCCTAAAAGATACAGACCGTAAAGGGTGGCTTGTACAACTCAACAGACTTGCTTTGGAGCACCGGGAGCAAGGGGCCGTTATAGCCTGTTCCGCGCTCAAAAAAAATTACCGAAGCCTATTGCGGGCGGGCATGGGCAATTGTATGGTGTTTGTGTATTTAAAAGGTTCGTTTGACTTGATCAAATCCCGATTGGACTCCAGAAAAGGTCATTTTATGTCCTCCGCCCTGCTCAAATCCCAGTTCGATACCTTGGAGCCTCCATCCAAGGCCATTACCGTTTCTATTGAAGAAACCCCAGCGAACATCGTTAAAAAAATCGTCAAACAACTTTAA
- a CDS encoding gluconate:H+ symporter has protein sequence MEVQLFLAVVIGIAILLFLILKLRIHAFVALLIGSIVVGLIAGLDANQIISTIQKGMGGTLGFVATVVGLGAIFGGILEASGGAKAIADFMVSKFGLKKAPAAMVVSGFLIAIPVFFDVAFIILVPMMYALQRRTGKSLLLYAIPLLAGLAITHAFIPPTPGPIAVADIIDVDLGWVILMGFIAGIPTALIAGLWFGRHISKKIFVAAPEEIEDGTTPSLPPIGQTLMIIGLPIILILLNTMVTAGTFGITSTTVLQLIALVGHPFSALIIANLLAWYFFGLKKGFTKDQLLKISTKSLAPAGTIILLTGAGGVFKQVLTDTGAGELLANSLSNAGIPVLAFAFISAAIVRIVQGSSTVAMITAAGLVSPLLANAELNPMQLACMVIAIASGASIFSHVNDSGFWLVGQYLGITEKQTFRSWTVMTTILAFVGMLTVSLVYIFA, from the coding sequence ATGGAAGTTCAGCTTTTTTTGGCCGTAGTCATCGGCATTGCCATCCTATTGTTCTTGATTTTAAAGCTTCGCATCCATGCCTTTGTTGCACTACTTATCGGCAGTATCGTTGTAGGGCTTATTGCAGGACTCGATGCAAATCAAATTATATCCACTATACAAAAAGGGATGGGCGGCACCTTGGGTTTTGTGGCCACCGTCGTGGGATTGGGTGCCATATTTGGGGGAATCTTGGAAGCATCAGGCGGTGCAAAAGCCATCGCTGATTTTATGGTTTCCAAGTTTGGGCTGAAAAAAGCTCCTGCCGCTATGGTAGTCTCCGGTTTTTTGATTGCCATTCCCGTTTTTTTTGATGTAGCCTTTATCATTTTAGTGCCCATGATGTATGCACTGCAGCGAAGAACCGGAAAATCTTTGCTTCTTTACGCCATTCCGTTATTGGCGGGACTAGCTATAACCCATGCTTTTATCCCACCAACGCCAGGGCCTATCGCCGTGGCTGACATCATAGATGTAGATTTGGGATGGGTCATCCTCATGGGATTCATCGCCGGAATCCCCACCGCCTTGATTGCAGGGCTTTGGTTTGGACGTCATATCTCAAAAAAAATATTTGTGGCTGCGCCCGAGGAAATAGAAGATGGTACCACACCAAGCCTTCCACCCATTGGTCAAACCCTAATGATCATTGGCCTACCCATAATTTTGATCCTACTGAATACGATGGTGACTGCGGGTACATTCGGAATTACGAGTACAACCGTACTACAACTAATCGCCTTGGTGGGGCATCCATTTTCTGCTTTGATCATTGCCAATTTGCTGGCTTGGTACTTTTTTGGATTAAAAAAAGGGTTCACTAAGGACCAACTCCTCAAAATATCCACCAAATCGTTAGCACCCGCAGGTACTATTATCCTGCTAACAGGAGCGGGAGGTGTTTTTAAGCAGGTACTTACCGATACGGGAGCTGGTGAGCTTCTGGCCAATTCCCTAAGCAATGCTGGAATACCCGTTTTGGCCTTTGCTTTTATCAGTGCCGCCATTGTGCGAATCGTTCAAGGTTCGTCTACGGTAGCCATGATTACAGCTGCCGGTTTGGTTTCGCCACTTTTGGCCAATGCCGAACTGAATCCCATGCAACTGGCGTGTATGGTGATTGCCATTGCTTCGGGAGCAAGTATTTTTTCCCATGTGAATGACAGTGGTTTTTGGCTGGTAGGACAATATTTGGGCATTACCGAAAAACAAACCTTCCGATCTTGGACGGTAATGACTACTATTTTGGCCTTTGTTGGTATGCTTACCGTTTCCTTGGTCTATATTTTTGCATAA
- a CDS encoding response regulator transcription factor yields MDTEKKKILLVEDDPNFGIVLKDYLTMNDFEVVLAKNGMEGFEKFKKDNYDVCILDVMMPYKDGFTLAREIREKNENVPIIFLTAKTMKEDVLKGYKAGADDYLNKPFDSEVLLMKLKAILQRKASSSLADSKQFEFEIGNFHLNSKLRFLKYKEEEPIKLSPKENELLRLLALHENDLMPRELALTKIWRDDNYFTSRSMDVYIAKLRKYLKKDDLVEILNIHGEGFRLVVKAENEQ; encoded by the coding sequence ATGGACACAGAAAAAAAGAAGATACTACTGGTAGAGGACGACCCCAATTTTGGAATTGTCCTAAAGGATTATTTGACCATGAACGACTTTGAGGTGGTTTTGGCCAAAAATGGAATGGAAGGATTTGAAAAGTTTAAAAAAGATAACTACGATGTCTGTATCTTGGATGTCATGATGCCCTATAAAGATGGATTTACCCTGGCTAGGGAAATCCGCGAAAAGAACGAGAACGTACCCATTATCTTCTTGACCGCAAAAACGATGAAAGAGGATGTTTTGAAGGGTTATAAGGCAGGAGCTGATGATTATTTGAACAAACCATTTGATTCCGAGGTGCTGCTTATGAAATTGAAAGCGATTCTTCAACGGAAAGCATCCAGTTCCTTGGCCGATAGCAAGCAATTTGAATTTGAAATCGGAAACTTCCACCTCAATTCAAAGCTTCGTTTCTTGAAATATAAAGAGGAAGAACCCATTAAATTGTCGCCCAAAGAAAATGAACTGTTGCGTTTGTTGGCTTTACATGAAAACGATTTGATGCCACGTGAACTGGCATTGACCAAGATCTGGAGGGATGATAACTACTTTACCTCCCGAAGTATGGATGTGTACATTGCCAAATTGAGAAAGTACCTGAAAAAGGACGATTTGGTAGAAATCTTGAACATTCACGGTGAAGGATTCCGATTGGTCGTGAAAGCTGAGAATGAGCAATAA
- a CDS encoding HAMP domain-containing sensor histidine kinase has product MNKKLFVLLVVLMSLSLLGIIFVQVYWIKTSINDKEEQFSRTVTDILDKVASRVEKREMKEYSDRLASLADSIGEPKSTQYKNFLFVDRDLNSDEILFYSHGILEEDYNITSAFFDIDTNGSEDTTTIKNFTSKRTKAIFKEEYGLDGRTYSLTPIQRAEKIGGLSSIDKAAWEDVFMEAAKTRPIHKRVSKQELELLLSQELSNRNINIDYEYGVYSQGYPTKIRSRKFKFSGSKMYKAPIFKDSEGVSNFSLLLTFPSMKRFIFGSIMKMALLSLVFTLVIVLAYSSAIYQLIKQKRISEIKSDFINNMTHEFKTPIATINLAVEAIRNPKSIEDKEKVLRYLGMIRDENKRMHAQVENVLRISKLEKNQLDITKDRVNMHDIITDAIAHVELIVQDRGGYVNAHLDAERSEVLANDMHMTNVVVNILDNAVKYSPETPKIDVFTEVVKNSIIIKVQDQGAGMSKAVLKKVFEKFYREHTGDIHNVKGHGLGLAYVKRIIDDHQGEVYAESEKGKGSTFFIKLPLI; this is encoded by the coding sequence ATGAACAAGAAGCTATTTGTTCTTCTGGTTGTTCTTATGAGTTTATCCCTATTGGGGATCATCTTTGTGCAAGTTTATTGGATCAAAACCTCCATAAACGACAAGGAAGAACAATTTTCAAGAACGGTTACGGACATTCTGGACAAGGTAGCGAGCAGGGTGGAGAAGCGCGAGATGAAGGAATACTCGGACCGTTTAGCCTCCTTGGCGGACAGCATTGGTGAGCCCAAAAGCACACAGTACAAGAATTTTTTGTTCGTGGATCGGGATTTGAACTCCGATGAAATTCTTTTTTATTCCCATGGAATCCTGGAAGAAGATTACAATATAACCTCTGCGTTCTTTGATATTGATACCAATGGAAGTGAAGATACCACGACCATCAAGAATTTCACCAGTAAGCGTACAAAGGCCATTTTTAAGGAAGAGTACGGTTTGGATGGCAGGACCTATAGTCTTACCCCAATCCAACGAGCGGAAAAAATCGGGGGACTTAGCAGTATTGACAAAGCGGCTTGGGAAGATGTATTTATGGAAGCGGCCAAAACACGTCCCATCCACAAACGGGTTTCCAAGCAAGAACTGGAACTCCTACTGAGCCAAGAACTGAGCAATCGAAATATAAACATCGATTATGAGTACGGGGTATACAGTCAAGGATATCCCACTAAAATAAGGTCCAGAAAATTTAAGTTTTCCGGTTCCAAAATGTACAAGGCTCCCATTTTTAAGGACAGCGAAGGGGTTTCCAATTTTTCACTGTTGCTCACTTTTCCGAGCATGAAGCGTTTCATCTTTGGCTCCATAATGAAAATGGCATTGTTGTCTCTGGTATTCACCTTGGTGATTGTTCTGGCATATTCGAGTGCCATTTACCAGTTGATTAAGCAAAAGCGGATTTCCGAAATCAAATCGGATTTCATCAACAATATGACCCACGAGTTCAAAACGCCCATTGCAACCATTAATTTGGCCGTTGAGGCGATACGGAACCCAAAGTCGATTGAGGACAAAGAAAAAGTATTGCGTTATCTAGGCATGATTCGTGATGAAAATAAACGGATGCATGCTCAAGTGGAGAACGTATTGAGAATATCCAAACTGGAAAAAAACCAGTTGGACATTACCAAGGACAGGGTGAACATGCACGATATCATTACCGATGCCATCGCCCACGTGGAATTGATAGTGCAGGACCGAGGGGGTTACGTAAACGCCCATTTGGATGCCGAGCGCTCCGAGGTATTGGCCAACGATATGCATATGACCAATGTGGTGGTCAACATTCTGGACAATGCGGTGAAGTATTCGCCAGAGACCCCTAAAATTGATGTGTTCACCGAAGTGGTGAAAAACAGCATCATTATAAAAGTGCAAGATCAAGGGGCGGGCATGAGCAAGGCGGTATTGAAAAAAGTATTTGAAAAATTTTACCGGGAACATACCGGCGACATACATAACGTTAAGGGTCACGGATTAGGGTTGGCCTACGTAAAACGAATTATAGACGATCATCAAGGAGAGGTTTATGCGGAAAGTGAAAAAGGAAAAGGAAGCACCTTCTTTATAAAACTCCCATTAATTTAA
- the coaE gene encoding dephospho-CoA kinase (Dephospho-CoA kinase (CoaE) performs the final step in coenzyme A biosynthesis.), which yields MMIVGLTGGIGSGKSTVAQIFWELGVPVYDSDKEAKQLMVSSETVKNAIIDLFGKEAYTEDGLNRSFIANTVFKNRELLEKLNGIVHPAVRKHFLDWAHDQESPYVIQETALIFENGAAEKYDYTILITAPEETRVQRVVQRDEVARESVADRMKHQWDDDDKAKLADFTIENLDLEKTKEKVNELHLKLLGLASKF from the coding sequence ATGATGATCGTAGGACTTACAGGCGGAATTGGAAGTGGTAAAAGTACCGTGGCCCAAATATTCTGGGAGCTGGGTGTCCCTGTCTACGATTCCGATAAGGAGGCCAAGCAGCTCATGGTTAGCTCCGAAACGGTAAAAAACGCCATTATAGATCTATTTGGAAAAGAGGCCTATACAGAAGATGGCTTAAATCGTTCGTTTATAGCGAATACCGTGTTCAAAAACCGTGAGTTATTGGAAAAGTTGAACGGAATAGTGCATCCGGCAGTGAGAAAGCATTTTTTGGATTGGGCCCATGACCAAGAATCACCGTACGTTATTCAGGAAACCGCCCTGATTTTTGAAAATGGGGCAGCGGAAAAGTACGACTATACGATTTTGATCACGGCTCCCGAAGAAACCCGTGTTCAACGCGTAGTGCAGCGAGATGAGGTAGCCAGGGAATCAGTAGCCGATAGGATGAAACACCAATGGGATGATGATGACAAAGCTAAGCTGGCAGATTTTACCATTGAAAATCTCGACCTAGAAAAAACCAAAGAAAAGGTTAACGAACTACACCTCAAACTTTTAGGGCTAGCATCCAAATTTTAA
- a CDS encoding CdaR family protein, translated as MKVFSLFLLCSFLAWFISNLSETYESRSYFVLNYRNLPDSLLLGDQSNVQIEAKLRTSGFQFLYYKIFKGRMDIDVSQVAYQNGKYVLGQEALRRQMDQQLSQNVSLLELDRQVLEVDLYQVETKKIPVRPKMSLQLEQNFILEGKVEVSPDSIEVKGPKNEIDTIESIATAPLQLTNVKSDFSKEINLIFPKGLGNSIFSTSRATVTGKVSKFSERVFEVPIQVINIPEGYQIRTFPDSVTLLCKASIERLKELSATDFEVVADYGQLMGSESRTLFLELTQSPQKVYDVKLEENAVNFVLEQQ; from the coding sequence GTGAAAGTTTTTTCACTGTTCCTGTTATGCTCTTTTTTGGCGTGGTTTATCAGCAATCTATCCGAAACCTACGAATCAAGGTCTTATTTTGTGCTTAATTATCGGAATTTGCCTGATTCCCTTTTGTTGGGCGACCAGTCCAATGTACAGATTGAGGCCAAACTCCGAACCAGTGGTTTTCAGTTTTTATACTACAAAATCTTTAAGGGCCGCATGGATATCGACGTTTCCCAAGTAGCTTATCAAAATGGGAAATATGTGCTTGGCCAAGAGGCATTGCGACGGCAGATGGATCAGCAATTATCCCAAAACGTTTCACTATTGGAACTGGATCGGCAGGTTTTGGAGGTCGACCTTTATCAGGTGGAAACCAAAAAAATACCCGTTCGACCCAAAATGAGCCTTCAGTTGGAGCAGAATTTTATTTTGGAGGGAAAAGTAGAGGTAAGCCCTGATTCCATTGAGGTGAAGGGTCCAAAAAACGAAATCGATACCATCGAATCCATTGCAACCGCACCTTTGCAACTTACCAACGTTAAAAGTGATTTTTCAAAAGAGATCAATTTGATTTTCCCAAAAGGCTTGGGCAATAGTATATTTTCAACAAGCCGAGCCACGGTCACAGGAAAGGTGTCCAAGTTTTCCGAAAGGGTGTTCGAGGTTCCCATACAAGTGATCAATATCCCGGAGGGTTATCAAATCAGGACATTTCCGGATTCGGTGACCTTGCTATGCAAAGCGTCGATTGAACGGTTAAAAGAGCTATCGGCCACCGATTTTGAGGTAGTGGCAGATTATGGGCAATTGATGGGGTCGGAAAGTAGGACCTTGTTTTTGGAACTGACCCAAAGCCCACAAAAGGTATATGATGTGAAGTTGGAAGAGAATGCCGTGAACTTTGTACTCGAACAACAATGA
- a CDS encoding glycosyltransferase, with protein sequence MKILFSIVVPVFNRPEEVRELLESLQKQDFQDNFEVVIVEDGSTERSEAVVEQFREQLQISYYFKENSGPGDSRNFGMQKAKGNYFIILDSDCMLPQQYLSEVDRELKAEFVHCFGGPDAADTSFTIVQKAINYAMTSFLTTGGIRGGKKAVGKFQPRSFNMGISKIAFEKTAGFGRIHPGEDPDLTFRIWKAGFQTRLFPKAFVYHKRRIDWHKFYKQVNKFGMVRPILNKWHPGTAKPTYWFPTLFMLGFCVAILAAFLGLWLPLFLYASYFLVLFLDAWVKTRSIRVALLSLYAVGVQFIGYGIGFIKSTMLLNFSNKDPEELFPKLFFKKK encoded by the coding sequence ATGAAAATTCTTTTCTCCATAGTAGTTCCTGTGTTCAATAGGCCCGAAGAAGTTCGTGAACTCTTGGAAAGTCTTCAAAAACAAGATTTTCAGGACAATTTTGAAGTCGTCATCGTGGAGGATGGGTCCACAGAGCGTTCGGAGGCCGTGGTTGAACAATTTCGTGAACAACTTCAGATTTCCTACTATTTCAAGGAGAATTCAGGGCCGGGCGATTCCCGAAATTTTGGGATGCAGAAGGCCAAAGGGAATTATTTTATCATTTTGGACTCCGATTGTATGCTCCCGCAGCAATATTTATCCGAAGTGGACAGGGAACTCAAAGCGGAATTCGTCCATTGCTTTGGTGGACCCGATGCTGCCGACACCTCATTTACCATTGTTCAAAAGGCCATCAATTATGCGATGACCTCTTTTTTGACTACGGGAGGTATTCGCGGAGGGAAAAAGGCGGTGGGCAAATTTCAGCCCCGAAGTTTCAATATGGGTATTTCCAAGATTGCTTTTGAGAAGACAGCTGGCTTTGGTCGAATCCATCCCGGGGAAGACCCAGATTTGACCTTCCGGATTTGGAAAGCTGGATTTCAAACCAGATTGTTCCCAAAGGCTTTTGTCTATCACAAAAGAAGGATTGATTGGCATAAATTTTACAAACAGGTAAACAAGTTTGGTATGGTACGCCCTATCCTGAACAAGTGGCATCCGGGAACGGCAAAGCCTACCTATTGGTTTCCCACCTTGTTTATGTTGGGTTTCTGTGTTGCCATTTTGGCGGCTTTTTTAGGACTTTGGTTGCCCTTGTTTCTCTACGCCTCATATTTTTTGGTATTGTTCTTGGACGCTTGGGTCAAGACAAGGAGCATAAGAGTGGCCCTTTTGTCGCTTTATGCCGTAGGTGTCCAATTTATAGGTTACGGAATTGGTTTTATCAAGTCCACAATGTTGCTTAACTTTAGTAATAAGGATCCAGAAGAACTGTTTCCCAAACTATTTTTCAAGAAAAAGTAA